In one Pseudomonas tensinigenes genomic region, the following are encoded:
- a CDS encoding SEC-C metal-binding domain-containing protein: MTQQPHVHGPDCNHDHDHHHDHDHGHVHGPNCGHAHQEPVRNALKDVGRNDPCPCGNGKKFKKCHGA, translated from the coding sequence ATGACTCAGCAACCTCATGTCCATGGCCCTGACTGCAACCACGATCATGACCATCATCACGACCACGACCACGGCCATGTGCACGGCCCGAACTGCGGCCACGCCCACCAGGAACCGGTGCGCAACGCCCTGAAAGACGTCGGCCGCAACGACCCTTGCCCATGCGGCAACGGCAAGAAATTCAAGAAGTGCCACGGCGCTTGA
- a CDS encoding LEA type 2 family protein, whose product MLSQWRTFQVFTLMLILNLGGCASWFSDDSVDPTVHLVKVEVVRAKLLEQKFILHFRIDNPNDSDLTVRGLEYRIHLADMLLAEGEHEHWFTVGPKRSAYFKVPIRTNLWPKVKDVVKMLKNPNQQIPYRLQGEMETGLFIAHYVHLERNGVIIPADLIPEQHR is encoded by the coding sequence ATGCTCAGTCAATGGCGCACATTCCAGGTTTTCACCCTGATGCTGATCCTGAACCTCGGCGGTTGTGCGTCGTGGTTCAGCGATGACAGCGTCGACCCCACCGTGCACCTGGTGAAAGTCGAAGTGGTGCGCGCCAAACTGCTCGAACAGAAGTTCATCCTGCACTTTCGCATCGACAATCCCAACGACAGCGACCTGACCGTACGCGGCCTCGAATACCGTATTCATCTGGCGGACATGTTGCTGGCTGAAGGCGAGCATGAACACTGGTTCACCGTCGGGCCGAAACGCAGTGCGTACTTCAAAGTGCCGATCCGCACCAACCTGTGGCCGAAGGTAAAAGACGTGGTGAAAATGCTGAAAAATCCGAATCAGCAGATTCCCTATCGTTTGCAGGGCGAGATGGAAACCGGTTTATTCATCGCCCACTACGTGCACCTTGAGCGCAATGGCGTGATAATCCCCGCCGATTTAATTCCGGAGCAACACCGATGA
- a CDS encoding glutathione binding-like protein, with protein sequence MIDLYYWTTPNGHKISLFLEEAGLPYNVHPINISQGEQFQPHFLKIAPNNRIPAIVDHEPADGGEPLSLFESGAILLYLAEKTGKFLPQDLRGRQTALQWLFWQMGGLGPMAGQNHHFSQFAPERIPYAIKRYIDETARLYGVLNKQLADNEFVAGSEYSIADMAIYPWIVSHKWQSQNLEDFPHVQRWFNHIKDRPATVKAYALVQKINPPKV encoded by the coding sequence ATGATCGACCTGTATTACTGGACCACCCCCAACGGCCACAAGATCTCCCTGTTCCTCGAAGAAGCCGGCCTGCCGTACAACGTGCACCCGATCAACATCAGTCAGGGTGAGCAGTTTCAGCCACACTTTCTGAAGATCGCCCCGAACAACCGCATCCCGGCCATCGTCGATCATGAACCGGCCGATGGCGGCGAACCGTTGTCGCTGTTCGAGTCCGGGGCGATTCTTTTGTATCTGGCGGAGAAGACCGGGAAGTTTCTGCCCCAAGACCTGCGCGGTCGGCAAACGGCGCTGCAATGGCTGTTCTGGCAAATGGGCGGACTGGGGCCGATGGCCGGGCAGAATCACCACTTCAGCCAGTTCGCCCCGGAGAGAATCCCCTACGCGATCAAGCGCTACATCGACGAGACCGCACGTTTGTATGGCGTGTTGAACAAGCAATTGGCTGATAACGAATTCGTCGCCGGCAGCGAGTACAGCATTGCCGACATGGCGATCTATCCGTGGATCGTCTCGCACAAATGGCAAAGCCAGAACCTTGAAGACTTCCCGCATGTGCAGCGCTGGTTCAACCACATCAAGGATCGCCCGGCCACCGTTAAGGCCTACGCGCTGGTGCAGAAAATCAATCCACCGAAGGTTTGA
- a CDS encoding ATP-dependent DNA ligase, with protein MKAFAELYAELDATTSSNAKLAAMQAYFAQAEPHDAAWAVYFLSGGRPRQLVPVRILRELAVEISGLEPWLFEESYQAVGDLAETISLVLAENPHSSDAGLAEWIEDKLLPLRGETPEYLSRQLPALWAQLDRSSLMLCIKLITGSFRVGVSKLLVTRALASMAGLDSKRVAQRLVGYTDLSNRPSAASYLKLIAPESSDEHAQRGGQPYPFFLAHALSQPVEEFETLIGPASNWQIEWKWDGIRAQVVKREGRLWIWSRGEELVTERFPELDVLVHGLPDGTVIDGEIVVWKSTHPRTEDAFDPQSTEPPAVQPFALLQQRIGRKTLDKKILEDVPVVVLAYDLLEWQGDDWRNQPQAKRRAQLEEVIARCNSPVLLPSPVLTGSDWFDLARQREASRRLGVEGMMLKARDSLYGVGRTKDMGVWWKWKVDPFSVDAVLIYAQRGHGRRASLYSDYTFAVWDGPPDSSQRALVPFAKAYSGLTDEEMRQVDSIVRKTTVEKFGPVSSVKPSLVFELGFEGIALSRRHKSGIAVRFPRMLRWRQDKTVDEADSLATLQDLLA; from the coding sequence ATGAAAGCATTCGCCGAGTTGTATGCTGAACTCGACGCAACCACGTCAAGCAACGCCAAACTGGCGGCGATGCAGGCTTACTTCGCTCAGGCCGAACCGCATGACGCCGCGTGGGCGGTGTACTTTCTCTCCGGTGGCCGGCCCCGGCAACTGGTCCCAGTGAGAATCCTGCGCGAACTGGCTGTCGAGATTTCCGGCCTGGAACCGTGGCTGTTCGAAGAAAGCTATCAAGCGGTCGGTGACCTGGCGGAAACCATTTCGCTGGTGCTCGCGGAAAACCCGCACAGTTCCGACGCCGGCCTCGCCGAGTGGATCGAAGACAAACTCCTGCCGCTACGCGGTGAAACTCCGGAATACCTCAGCCGACAACTGCCCGCACTGTGGGCGCAACTGGATCGATCGAGCCTGATGCTGTGCATCAAATTGATCACCGGCAGTTTCCGCGTCGGCGTCTCGAAATTGCTGGTCACCCGGGCCCTGGCCTCGATGGCCGGACTGGACAGCAAACGTGTGGCGCAGCGCTTGGTCGGTTACACCGACCTGTCGAACCGGCCGAGCGCGGCCAGTTACTTGAAACTGATTGCCCCTGAGTCCAGCGATGAACATGCCCAGCGTGGCGGTCAGCCCTACCCGTTTTTCCTCGCCCACGCGTTGTCGCAACCGGTCGAAGAGTTTGAAACGCTGATCGGCCCTGCCAGTAACTGGCAGATTGAATGGAAATGGGATGGCATCCGCGCGCAAGTGGTCAAGCGTGAAGGCCGGCTGTGGATCTGGTCGCGTGGCGAAGAACTGGTGACCGAGCGTTTTCCCGAACTGGATGTGCTGGTACACGGCTTGCCCGACGGCACGGTGATCGACGGCGAAATCGTCGTGTGGAAAAGCACGCATCCGCGCACTGAAGACGCCTTTGATCCGCAATCGACCGAACCACCGGCGGTGCAACCCTTCGCCTTGCTGCAGCAACGTATCGGTCGCAAAACCCTCGACAAAAAAATCCTCGAAGACGTGCCAGTGGTGGTGCTCGCCTACGACTTGCTCGAATGGCAAGGCGATGACTGGCGTAACCAGCCGCAAGCCAAGCGCCGCGCGCAACTGGAAGAGGTCATCGCCCGCTGTAACAGCCCGGTGCTGCTGCCCTCACCGGTGCTGACCGGCAGCGACTGGTTCGACCTCGCCCGCCAGCGCGAAGCCTCACGACGCTTGGGCGTTGAAGGCATGATGCTCAAGGCGCGCGATTCGCTGTACGGCGTCGGCCGCACCAAGGACATGGGCGTGTGGTGGAAGTGGAAAGTCGATCCGTTCAGTGTCGATGCCGTGTTGATTTATGCGCAGCGCGGTCATGGTCGCCGGGCCAGTCTGTATAGCGATTACACCTTTGCCGTGTGGGACGGCCCGCCCGATTCGAGTCAGCGCGCGCTGGTGCCGTTCGCCAAGGCGTATTCGGGGCTGACAGATGAAGAGATGCGCCAGGTCGACAGCATTGTGCGCAAGACCACCGTGGAAAAATTCGGCCCGGTGAGCAGTGTGAAGCCGAGTCTGGTGTTTGAGCTGGGTTTCGAAGGCATCGCCCTGTCACGGCGGCACAAGAGCGGAATTGCCGTGCGTTTTCCACGGATGTTGCGTTGGCGTCAGGACAAGACCGTGGATGAAGCCGATAGCCTCGCCACACTGCAAGATCTGCTGGCCTGA
- a CDS encoding OmpA family protein gives MSIVRTALPLVLLTSVLTGCAGLQKTDWPTCAAVGGVVGAGLGATESSAWAGYGALIVGGTAAAYCWVHGDGDEDGDGVPDSRDKCPGTPKGVQVDADGCPPPAPAPVVEEAVVVKEETIVIRDVHFQFDKATLTGPDKQVLDKVATRLKQESSTAQLTVSGHTDSVGSDAYNKKLSDRRAHSVVDYLIQQGVPRASFVSVSGLGESQPVADNKTADGRAQNRRTEIKIQR, from the coding sequence ATGAGCATAGTTCGGACAGCATTACCCTTGGTTCTGCTAACCAGTGTGTTGACTGGTTGCGCAGGTTTGCAGAAAACCGACTGGCCGACCTGTGCGGCGGTCGGCGGTGTCGTTGGTGCCGGTCTCGGCGCCACCGAGAGTTCGGCGTGGGCGGGCTACGGCGCGCTGATCGTCGGTGGTACGGCAGCGGCGTATTGCTGGGTCCACGGTGATGGCGACGAAGATGGCGATGGTGTGCCGGACAGTCGTGACAAGTGCCCGGGCACGCCTAAAGGCGTACAGGTCGACGCTGACGGTTGCCCTCCACCCGCTCCTGCACCAGTGGTGGAAGAGGCTGTCGTGGTCAAGGAAGAAACCATCGTCATTCGCGATGTTCACTTCCAGTTCGACAAAGCCACACTGACCGGCCCTGACAAGCAAGTGCTCGACAAGGTCGCCACACGCCTGAAGCAGGAGTCCTCGACCGCGCAACTGACCGTGAGCGGTCATACCGACAGTGTGGGTAGCGATGCCTACAACAAAAAACTGTCGGATCGTCGCGCGCACTCGGTGGTGGATTACCTGATCCAGCAAGGTGTGCCGCGCGCCAGCTTCGTTTCGGTGTCCGGTCTGGGTGAAAGCCAGCCTGTTGCCGATAACAAAACCGCTGACGGTCGCGCGCAAAACCGTCGTACCGAAATCAAAATCCAGCGTTAA
- a CDS encoding YchJ family protein has protein sequence MSTAICPCGSGNLLEACCGHYHDGHPAPCAEALMRSRYSAYVLGLIDYLVTTTLPAQQTGLNRQSISDWSAQSTWLGLEVESSEVFGGQPEHAFVTFTARWHDDQGEHSHRERSSFVQNTGRWYFIDPTVQLKLGRNDSCPCASGQKFKKCCAGYFGA, from the coding sequence ATGAGTACAGCCATTTGCCCTTGCGGCAGCGGCAATCTGCTGGAAGCCTGCTGCGGCCATTATCACGACGGCCACCCGGCGCCTTGCGCTGAAGCGTTGATGCGTTCGCGCTACAGCGCCTATGTGCTGGGGTTGATCGATTATCTGGTGACGACGACCCTGCCTGCTCAGCAAACGGGACTGAATCGTCAGTCGATCAGCGACTGGAGTGCGCAGAGCACCTGGCTTGGCCTTGAGGTGGAGAGTTCGGAAGTCTTCGGCGGTCAGCCGGAACACGCCTTCGTCACCTTCACCGCGCGCTGGCACGATGATCAGGGTGAACACAGCCATCGCGAGCGCTCCTCATTTGTGCAGAACACTGGCCGCTGGTACTTCATTGATCCGACGGTGCAATTGAAGCTGGGGCGCAACGACAGTTGCCCGTGCGCCAGCGGGCAGAAGTTCAAGAAGTGCTGTGCGGGGTATTTCGGCGCTTAG
- a CDS encoding ligase-associated DNA damage response exonuclease → MDLVIARPEGLYCPAGDFYIDPWRPVERSVITHAHGDHARTGNQHYLASSASEGILRARLGQDINLQTLAYGQRLTHHGVTLSFHPAGHVLGSAQVRLEYGGEVWVASGDYKIEPDGTCAPFEPVRCHTFITESTFGLPIYRWQPQVQVFSEINQWWAANIAAGKASVLFCYSFGKAQRILHGIDESLGPILSHGAVEPLNRVYREAGVYLPPTIYAGDVKKSDPIMRQALVIAPPSAGGSTWMRRFGEFSDAFASGWMRLRGTRRRRGVDRGFVLSDHADWPGLLWAIEQTGAERVMVTHGSIGVLVRHLREQGLDAQGFNTEYGDDEEENIAAEPTIAEMPA, encoded by the coding sequence ATGGACCTTGTTATCGCCCGCCCCGAAGGCCTTTATTGCCCTGCGGGAGATTTCTACATTGACCCGTGGCGCCCCGTCGAGCGCTCGGTCATTACCCATGCCCACGGCGATCACGCCCGCACCGGCAACCAGCATTACCTCGCCAGCAGCGCCAGCGAAGGGATTCTGCGCGCGCGGCTGGGGCAGGACATCAATCTGCAAACCCTCGCCTACGGCCAGCGCCTGACGCACCACGGTGTCACCCTGAGTTTTCACCCCGCCGGCCACGTGCTCGGTTCGGCGCAAGTACGCTTGGAATACGGTGGCGAAGTCTGGGTGGCGTCCGGCGATTACAAGATCGAACCGGATGGCACCTGCGCCCCGTTCGAACCGGTGCGTTGCCACACCTTCATCACCGAATCGACCTTCGGCCTGCCGATCTATCGCTGGCAGCCACAGGTGCAGGTGTTCAGCGAGATCAATCAGTGGTGGGCGGCGAACATCGCCGCCGGCAAGGCCAGCGTGTTGTTCTGCTACTCGTTCGGCAAGGCCCAGCGAATTCTCCACGGCATCGACGAAAGCCTCGGCCCGATCCTCAGCCACGGTGCGGTCGAACCGCTGAACCGGGTCTATCGCGAGGCGGGCGTGTACCTGCCGCCGACGATCTACGCCGGCGACGTGAAAAAAAGCGATCCGATCATGCGCCAGGCCCTGGTCATCGCCCCGCCCTCAGCGGGAGGCAGCACCTGGATGCGTCGCTTCGGCGAGTTCAGCGACGCGTTTGCCAGTGGCTGGATGCGATTGCGCGGCACCCGACGGCGGCGCGGTGTGGATCGCGGTTTCGTGCTCTCCGATCACGCCGACTGGCCCGGCCTGCTCTGGGCGATCGAGCAAACCGGTGCGGAACGGGTGATGGTCACCCACGGTTCGATCGGTGTGCTCGTACGGCATCTGCGCGAACAGGGTCTGGATGCCCAGGGTTTCAACACCGAATACGGCGATGACGAAGAAGAAAACATCGCTGCCGAACCGACCATCGCCGAGATGCCAGCATGA
- a CDS encoding cysteine hydrolase family protein: MELQANAALIIIDQQKGILQPRLGRRNNPQAEERILDLLGLWRRSARPVIHVQHLSREPNSVFWPEQEGVEFQERFLPQDGEWLIQKQVPDAFCATGLEARLREAGISQLIIVGVATNNSVESTARTAGNLGFDAWVVEDACFTFDKADYFGTLRTAEEVHGMSLGNLDGEYATVFSAKQILAAG; encoded by the coding sequence ATGGAGCTTCAGGCCAACGCTGCACTGATCATCATCGACCAGCAAAAAGGCATCCTGCAGCCGCGTTTGGGACGAAGGAATAATCCTCAGGCGGAAGAGCGAATCCTTGATCTGCTGGGGCTGTGGCGGCGTAGCGCAAGGCCGGTGATTCATGTGCAACATCTGTCGCGTGAACCAAATTCGGTGTTTTGGCCAGAGCAGGAAGGGGTGGAGTTTCAAGAGAGGTTTTTGCCGCAGGACGGTGAATGGCTGATTCAGAAACAGGTGCCGGATGCGTTTTGTGCCACTGGATTAGAGGCGCGGTTGCGCGAGGCGGGCATCTCGCAATTGATCATTGTCGGTGTGGCGACGAACAACTCAGTGGAGTCAACGGCACGTACGGCGGGCAATCTTGGGTTTGATGCATGGGTGGTTGAGGATGCGTGCTTCACCTTCGACAAGGCCGATTATTTCGGCACGTTGCGTACGGCTGAAGAGGTGCACGGGATGTCGCTGGGGAATCTGGATGGGGAGTATGCGACGGTGTTCAGTGCGAAGCAGATTCTTGCGGCGGGCTGA
- a CDS encoding ABC transporter permease — MFENLLQNLGLAAFSLKGFGPLLLEGTWMTIKLSALSLLVAVLLGLLGASAKLSKVKLVRLPAQLYTTLIRGVPDLVLMLLIFYSLQTWLTTLTDYLEWEYIEIDPFSAGVLTLGFIYGAYFTETFRGAILAVPRGQVEAATAYGLKRGQRFRYVVFPQMMRFALPGIGNNWMVMLKATALVSIIGLADLVKAAQDAGKSTYQLFYFLVLAALIYLLITSASNFILRWLERRYAAGAREAVR; from the coding sequence ATGTTTGAAAACCTCTTACAAAATCTGGGGCTCGCAGCCTTCAGCCTCAAGGGTTTTGGCCCTTTGCTGTTGGAAGGCACCTGGATGACCATCAAATTATCGGCGTTGTCGCTGCTGGTGGCCGTGTTGCTCGGCCTGCTCGGCGCCAGTGCCAAGCTGTCAAAAGTCAAACTGGTGCGCCTGCCCGCCCAGCTCTACACCACGCTGATTCGCGGGGTGCCGGATCTGGTGCTGATGCTGCTGATTTTCTACAGCCTGCAAACCTGGCTGACGACGCTGACCGATTACCTGGAATGGGAATACATCGAGATCGACCCGTTCAGCGCCGGGGTGCTGACCCTGGGCTTCATCTATGGCGCGTATTTCACCGAAACCTTTCGTGGCGCGATTCTCGCAGTGCCGCGCGGTCAGGTTGAAGCCGCGACTGCCTATGGCCTCAAACGCGGCCAGCGCTTTCGCTACGTGGTGTTTCCGCAAATGATGCGCTTCGCCCTGCCGGGTATCGGCAACAACTGGATGGTGATGCTCAAGGCCACCGCGCTGGTGTCGATCATCGGCCTCGCCGACCTGGTCAAAGCCGCGCAGGACGCCGGTAAAAGCACTTATCAACTGTTCTACTTCCTGGTTCTCGCCGCGTTGATCTATCTGCTGATCACCAGTGCCTCGAATTTCATCCTGCGCTGGCTCGAACGCCGCTACGCCGCCGGTGCCCGGGAGGCCGTACGATGA
- a CDS encoding DUF6231 family protein, with amino-acid sequence MNVAISSRTPQQALAALLDRYAPARLLLIGASEFPALSAFKEAHPDTAVAHAAPGALPAELAAQRFDLALVVDCLEHLPKRDGLNLLGGIRNLNASRIAVLSDLAASGWQETDFYSLALQASERFQRDDQVLTLFTYDLLDYKQVPDWLNSRFWANPENFGKYWW; translated from the coding sequence ATGAACGTCGCCATTTCTTCCCGCACGCCGCAACAGGCGTTGGCCGCTTTACTGGATCGTTATGCCCCAGCACGCTTACTGCTGATCGGCGCCAGCGAGTTTCCGGCATTGAGTGCCTTTAAAGAGGCGCATCCGGACACCGCCGTCGCGCATGCAGCACCGGGCGCACTGCCTGCTGAACTCGCTGCACAGCGTTTCGATCTGGCGCTGGTGGTCGATTGTCTGGAACATTTGCCCAAGCGCGACGGCCTGAACCTGTTGGGCGGAATTCGCAATCTCAACGCCAGCCGCATCGCTGTGCTGTCAGACCTGGCGGCCAGCGGCTGGCAGGAAACCGATTTCTATTCGTTGGCACTGCAAGCCAGTGAACGTTTTCAACGCGACGATCAAGTGCTGACCCTGTTCACCTATGATCTGCTTGACTACAAACAAGTCCCCGACTGGCTCAACTCACGTTTCTGGGCCAATCCGGAAAACTTCGGGAAATACTGGTGGTAA
- a CDS encoding transporter substrate-binding domain-containing protein, whose product MKKALLTLSALALCMAAGSALAKEYKELRFGVDPSYAPFESKAADGSLVGFDIDLGNAICAELKVKCKWVESDFDGMIPGLKANKFDGVISSMTVTPAREKVIDFSSELFSGPTAYVFKKGSGITADVASLKGKTVGYEQGTIQEAYAKAVLDKAGVKTQAYQNQDQVYSDLTSGRLDAGIQDMLQAELGFLKSPQGADYDVSKPVDSELLPAKTAVGIKKGNTELKALLDKGIKALHDDGKYAEIQKKHFGDLNLYSGK is encoded by the coding sequence ATGAAAAAAGCATTGCTGACCCTTTCTGCACTGGCGTTGTGCATGGCCGCTGGCTCCGCGCTGGCCAAGGAATACAAAGAGCTGCGCTTTGGCGTTGACCCTTCGTACGCACCGTTCGAGTCGAAAGCGGCCGACGGCAGCCTGGTGGGCTTCGACATCGACCTGGGCAACGCGATCTGCGCCGAACTGAAGGTCAAGTGCAAGTGGGTCGAAAGTGACTTCGACGGCATGATTCCGGGCCTCAAGGCCAACAAATTCGACGGTGTGATCTCGTCGATGACCGTGACCCCGGCCCGCGAAAAAGTCATCGACTTCTCCAGCGAGCTGTTCTCCGGCCCGACCGCTTACGTGTTCAAGAAAGGTTCCGGCATCACCGCAGACGTAGCGTCCCTCAAGGGCAAAACCGTCGGCTACGAGCAGGGCACCATTCAAGAAGCCTACGCCAAAGCCGTGCTGGACAAGGCCGGCGTGAAAACCCAGGCCTATCAGAACCAGGATCAGGTGTATTCCGACCTGACCTCCGGCCGTCTCGACGCGGGCATTCAGGACATGCTGCAAGCCGAACTGGGCTTTTTGAAGTCGCCACAGGGCGCCGACTATGACGTCAGCAAGCCAGTCGACAGCGAATTGCTGCCAGCCAAAACCGCTGTCGGTATTAAGAAAGGTAACACTGAGCTGAAAGCGCTTTTAGATAAAGGTATCAAAGCGTTACACGATGATGGCAAATACGCCGAGATTCAAAAGAAACACTTTGGCGATCTGAATCTGTACAGCGGCAAATAA
- a CDS encoding penicillin acylase family protein, which produces MASPALTHFLPRFGVAAAVAGVLGLSGCQTWNAQDTLPPTSGVQPLKGLAQNVSVRRNAMGMPLIESNTFHDALFSLGYVHASDRINQMVTLRLLAQGRLAEMSGASMLDADRYMRAVNLKKSAGELYKASSPRLKRFFEVYARGVNAYLFRYADKLPGDLASSGYKPEYWKPEDSALIFALLNFSQSANLPEEIESLVLAQTVTSDKLAWLTPSAPDENLPLAEADKLQGLKLNGQIPGLTELSSASQQLSALNLLGTTSSNNWAIAPQRSRSGKSLLASDAHGPLAAPSLWSFVQIRAPKYQAAGVTVAGLPLVLGGFNGKVAWSMTSVLGDNQDLFLEKIRRQGSSLTYEVNGKWQPLGVRNETYFVKGQRPIREAVYETRHGALLNSAQAAAQGNGFGLALQTPSFTDDKSLDAFFDLTRAQTVERASDASREIRAIALNLVFADASNIGWQVTGRFPNRREGEGLLPSPGWEGRYDWDGYADPMLHPYDQDPAQGWLGTANQRVIPHGYGMQLSNSWAAPERGERLAELAGSGKHDSRSVIAMQYDQTTTFAAKLKKVFEAPGMKQPLKQAIDTLPEADRSKAREAFTRLMAFDGKLSPTSADAAIYELFLQESMKQIFLDELGPESSPAWKAFIANGDLSYAAQADHLLGREDSPFWDDIRTPQKEDKAVILARSFAAAISAGESQLGGDHRTWQWGKLHSYAWKNSNGQIVRGPLAAGGDHTTLNTSAFAWGQDFTTTRAPSMRFIVDFGQTEPLMGQNGTGQSGNPVSPNYLNGIDAWLKGQYIGLPMQPQNFDRVYGKTRLTLTPGK; this is translated from the coding sequence ATGGCCTCGCCAGCCCTCACACATTTTCTTCCCCGGTTCGGCGTTGCCGCAGCAGTGGCCGGTGTTTTGGGCCTGTCCGGTTGCCAGACCTGGAACGCTCAGGACACCCTCCCGCCGACCTCCGGCGTGCAGCCGCTCAAGGGCCTGGCGCAGAACGTATCGGTACGCCGCAATGCCATGGGCATGCCGCTGATCGAAAGCAACACGTTCCATGACGCACTGTTCAGCCTCGGCTACGTCCATGCCAGCGACCGCATCAACCAGATGGTTACCCTGCGTTTGCTCGCTCAGGGCCGTCTGGCGGAAATGTCCGGCGCATCGATGCTCGATGCCGACCGCTACATGCGCGCGGTCAATCTGAAGAAAAGCGCCGGCGAGCTGTACAAGGCTTCGTCACCACGCCTCAAGCGTTTCTTCGAAGTCTATGCGCGGGGTGTCAACGCCTACCTGTTCCGCTACGCCGACAAGTTGCCGGGCGACCTCGCCTCCAGCGGCTACAAGCCTGAATACTGGAAACCGGAAGATTCGGCGCTGATTTTCGCCCTGCTGAATTTCAGCCAGTCGGCCAACCTGCCGGAAGAAATTGAATCCTTGGTGCTCGCGCAAACCGTGACCAGCGACAAGCTCGCCTGGCTGACGCCGTCCGCACCCGACGAAAACCTGCCACTGGCCGAGGCTGACAAGCTGCAAGGCCTCAAGCTCAACGGGCAGATCCCGGGACTGACCGAGCTGAGCAGCGCCAGCCAGCAACTGTCGGCGCTGAACCTGCTCGGCACCACGTCTTCGAACAACTGGGCGATCGCTCCGCAACGCAGCCGCAGCGGCAAGAGCCTGCTGGCCAGCGACGCCCATGGGCCGCTCGCCGCGCCATCGTTGTGGAGCTTCGTGCAGATCCGCGCACCGAAATATCAAGCCGCCGGCGTTACCGTGGCCGGTTTGCCGCTGGTCCTCGGTGGCTTCAACGGCAAAGTGGCGTGGAGCATGACCAGCGTGCTCGGCGACAACCAGGATCTGTTCCTGGAAAAAATCCGCCGCCAGGGCAGCAGCCTGACCTACGAGGTCAACGGCAAATGGCAACCGCTGGGCGTGCGTAACGAAACCTACTTCGTCAAAGGCCAGCGGCCGATTCGCGAAGCGGTGTACGAAACCCGTCACGGCGCGCTGCTCAACAGTGCTCAGGCAGCGGCGCAGGGCAATGGTTTCGGTCTGGCCTTGCAGACGCCGAGCTTCACCGACGACAAGTCGCTGGATGCGTTTTTTGATCTGACCCGTGCGCAAACCGTCGAGCGCGCCTCGGATGCCAGCCGCGAGATCCGCGCCATCGCCTTGAATCTGGTGTTCGCCGATGCGAGCAATATTGGTTGGCAGGTCACCGGGCGTTTCCCCAACCGCCGTGAAGGCGAAGGCCTGCTGCCGTCGCCGGGCTGGGAAGGTCGTTACGACTGGGACGGTTACGCCGACCCGATGCTGCACCCGTACGATCAGGACCCGGCGCAAGGCTGGCTCGGCACCGCCAACCAGCGGGTGATTCCTCACGGCTACGGCATGCAACTGTCCAACTCCTGGGCAGCGCCGGAGCGCGGCGAACGTCTGGCCGAACTGGCCGGCAGCGGCAAGCACGACAGCCGCAGCGTGATCGCCATGCAGTACGACCAGACCACCACCTTCGCCGCCAAGCTGAAGAAAGTCTTCGAAGCGCCGGGCATGAAGCAACCGCTGAAACAGGCGATCGATACCCTGCCGGAAGCGGATCGCAGCAAGGCACGCGAGGCGTTCACGCGATTGATGGCATTCGACGGCAAGCTCAGCCCGACCTCGGCGGATGCGGCGATCTATGAGTTGTTCCTGCAGGAAAGCATGAAGCAGATCTTCCTTGACGAACTCGGCCCGGAATCGAGCCCGGCGTGGAAAGCGTTTATTGCCAATGGTGATTTGTCTTATGCGGCGCAGGCCGATCATCTGTTGGGGCGTGAAGACAGTCCGTTCTGGGATGACATTCGCACGCCGCAGAAAGAGGACAAAGCCGTGATTCTCGCCCGCAGCTTTGCCGCAGCGATCAGCGCTGGCGAGAGTCAGTTGGGTGGCGATCACAGAACCTGGCAGTGGGGCAAATTGCACAGCTATGCGTGGAAGAACAGCAATGGTCAGATCGTGCGTGGGCCGCTGGCGGCCGGTGGCGATCACACGACGTTGAACACTTCGGCGTTCGCTTGGGGTCAGGACTTCACCACCACCCGCGCGCCGTCGATGCGCTTCATCGTCGACTTCGGTCAGACCGAACCGCTGATGGGGCAGAACGGTACGGGGCAATCGGGGAATCCGGTCAGCCCGAATTACCTCAATGGCATCGATGCGTGGCTCAAAGGCCAATACATCGGTTTGCCGATGCAGCCGCAGAACTTTGATCGGGTGTATGGCAAGACTCGCCTGACTCTTACTCCTGGCAAATAA